The Raphanus sativus cultivar WK10039 chromosome 6, ASM80110v3, whole genome shotgun sequence sequence CAGTGCGCTGAGAGTACTGGCTTGTCCTTGTCCACAtctatgtattatttatttccttttgggTCAATGAGTGATTGTATTGCTGCGTCGACGTCTATGAATATGTGgttcaatattttctttatcagCTTAATTATACGTTTGCCAACAAATACAACGAGCTTACACattttccatttttgttgtATTCTTTTGGAAGTGgcatatatatgataaataaaattggcGTAAAAATGATAGAGAAAAAATCTAATTCACtgttgtaaataatattttattagctCAATTAGTAACCTTGGCATCATGAATCACGTGATTGTATAAGTTTAAGTGCATTCGTTTGATGCCCCCATTTCCTTtctcatttgtattttttttgtttccttttcgaTATATGTATGCATAATagatagttatatattttacccagcatgtttttctttttatattgttGTCGATACTTAATGATTTATTGAATATGTGATTAGTCAGATGATTTGTTTCCtacatttctattttttttatataatggcgattgataaatatttgatgatcgattttttttttgatatgtcaatttatttatatagttagttaataaaatttattatttattttggagttattttattttgtctaaGTAATTAATGTGTTTGTAAGGTTTGAGACTATACCAGAAAAACCTAATTTTAAAAGGTCACAAATATATTTATggctaaaaatatctaaaactacATTAGATGAATAgtataagaaatgaaataatCATTTTTACTATGTCGTTTTCTGGACTAAAATATGGTCGGAGCCACAACTTGTATGATTATcctatcatatatataatagttcCTATACAGATCAGGAACACACAACAAAAAACATAACTCAAATTaccagaagaagaaacaaacaacTCCAAATATGGAAATTCTCACTGCAGTTCTCGTCCTATTTCTAATCTTAGGGTTTATACTAATCTGCTCGTTTTCAACTAAAGCCCTAAAACCACAAAAAGAACCCTCCACCAAACTAAAGTCGTATCCACTCATTGGCTCAATCCTCTCCTTCAAAAAAAATCGCCACCGTCTCCTCCAATGGTACACCGACCTCCTCCGTCTCTCTCCATCTCAAACAATCACCGTCGAACTCCTCCTCAACCGCCGAACCATTGTCACGGCCAACCCCGAAAACGTTGAGCATATTCTCAAAACGAACTTTTGTAACTTCCCTAAAGGCAAACCTTTCACCGACCTCCTCGGAGACCTACTTGGTGGTGGAATCTTTAACTCGGACGGAGAGTTATGGAGCTCCCAGAGGAAACTCGCCAGCCACGAGTTTACAATGCGTTCCCTAAGGGAGTTCACTTTCGAGATCCTCCGTGAAGAGGTCGAGACCCGCCTCGTCCCCGTGCTTTCCTCCTCCGCGGATGGAGGAAGGACGGTGGATTTTCAAGAGATCTTGAAACGTTTTGCATTTGATGTAGTTTGCAAAGTTTCTTTGGGTTGGGATCCGAATTGTCTTGATTTGACCCGACCCGTTCCAGCTCTTGTCCAGGCTTTTGACGTAGCGGCGGCGATCAGCGCTCGCCGCGCGACGGAGCCGGTTTACGCCGTGTGGAAGCTGAAGCGTTTGTTGAACGTAGGGAGCGAAAGGAAGCTCAGAGAAGCGATCAAGACCGTGCACGTGTCCGTGTCCGAGATCGTCCGGGCAAAGAAGAAAAGTCTCAAACTCTGTGGTGACGTGTCGGACAAGCAAGACCTCTTGTCTAGGTTTCTCGCGGCCGGCCACGACGAGGAAGCCGTGAGAGATTCGGTGATCAGCTTCATCATGGCGGGGAGGGATACTACCTCGGCGGCGATGACGTGGCTTTTCTGGTTGCTGAGTGAGAACCCTAACGTGGAGAAGAAGATTCTTGAAGAAGTAAGAAACAAGGGATCGTTGGAGTTAGGGGTTGAGGATTTGAGAGAAATGAGTTACATGAAAGCTTGTCTATGTGAAGCAATGAGGCTTTATCCACCAGTGGCTTGGGACTCAAAGCATGCAGCAAACGACGACGTTTTACCGGACGGGACACCAGTGAAAAAAGGAGACAAGGTTACTTATTTCCCTTACGGTATGGGAAGGATGGAGAACGTTTGGGGTCAAGACTGGGACGAGTTTAGACCGAACAGATGGTTTGAGGAGGAACCAAATTACGGTACAAAACCGGTTTTGAAAAGTGTGAGCTCGTTCAAGTTTCCTGTGTTCCAAGCCGGGCCAAGGGTTTGTATAGGCAAAGAAATGGCGTTTATGCAGATGAAATACGTGGTTGGTTCGGTTTTGAGTCGGTTTGAGATTATACCGGTTTGCGAAAACCGACCGGTATTTGTTCCTCTTCTAACGGCTCACATGGCTGGTGGGCTGAAGGTTAAAATCAAGAGGAGAAAGCATTAGTGATGTCCCCTTTTAATTAATCAAGTCATCTTGTCCTTATAG is a genomic window containing:
- the LOC108825450 gene encoding cytochrome P450 94B1-like, with product MEILTAVLVLFLILGFILICSFSTKALKPQKEPSTKLKSYPLIGSILSFKKNRHRLLQWYTDLLRLSPSQTITVELLLNRRTIVTANPENVEHILKTNFCNFPKGKPFTDLLGDLLGGGIFNSDGELWSSQRKLASHEFTMRSLREFTFEILREEVETRLVPVLSSSADGGRTVDFQEILKRFAFDVVCKVSLGWDPNCLDLTRPVPALVQAFDVAAAISARRATEPVYAVWKLKRLLNVGSERKLREAIKTVHVSVSEIVRAKKKSLKLCGDVSDKQDLLSRFLAAGHDEEAVRDSVISFIMAGRDTTSAAMTWLFWLLSENPNVEKKILEEVRNKGSLELGVEDLREMSYMKACLCEAMRLYPPVAWDSKHAANDDVLPDGTPVKKGDKVTYFPYGMGRMENVWGQDWDEFRPNRWFEEEPNYGTKPVLKSVSSFKFPVFQAGPRVCIGKEMAFMQMKYVVGSVLSRFEIIPVCENRPVFVPLLTAHMAGGLKVKIKRRKH